A region of Moorena producens PAL-8-15-08-1 DNA encodes the following proteins:
- a CDS encoding transposase — protein MPISSAYATRIIKTKCGDWFAVFLEEVKLKTNNVDGIIAIDPGVRTFMTGFDGQSFFEIGVGDIGKITRLCQHLDRLMSKIGKSKSKRQRQKMRKAAARSRKRIRNLIDECHRQAASWLSKNYSYILLPTFETSKMTKKKKRKIRSKTARQMLSWSHYRFKQVLKNKAELSGCQVIDVTEEFTSKTCTRCGHIHPKLGGNKLFKCPECGHEINRDFNGALGILLKALRDTSFTLYSDALVVQDDNISLCSA, from the coding sequence ATACCGATCAGCAGTGCTTATGCTACACGAATAATAAAAACTAAGTGTGGGGATTGGTTTGCGGTTTTTTTAGAAGAAGTAAAACTAAAGACTAATAATGTAGATGGAATAATTGCAATAGATCCGGGAGTGAGAACTTTTATGACAGGATTTGATGGCCAATCATTTTTTGAAATTGGAGTTGGGGATATAGGAAAAATAACAAGATTATGCCAACATCTGGATCGGCTAATGAGTAAAATTGGTAAATCCAAATCGAAAAGGCAAAGACAAAAGATGAGAAAAGCGGCAGCAAGAAGTCGAAAAAGAATTAGAAACCTAATTGATGAATGTCATCGTCAGGCGGCTTCTTGGTTGAGTAAAAATTATTCATACATCTTATTGCCCACTTTTGAAACAAGCAAGATGACAAAAAAGAAAAAACGAAAAATAAGAAGTAAAACGGCAAGACAAATGTTAAGTTGGTCACATTATAGGTTTAAACAGGTATTAAAAAATAAAGCTGAGTTAAGTGGCTGTCAGGTAATTGATGTGACAGAAGAATTTACCAGCAAAACTTGTACAAGATGTGGCCATATTCACCCAAAACTGGGTGGGAATAAACTGTTTAAATGTCCAGAATGTGGACATGAAATCAATCGTGATTTTAACGGTGCTTTAGGCATTTTGCTTAAAGCTTTGAGGGATACCTCCTTCACTTTATATAGTGATGCTCTTGTCGTACAAGACGATAATATATCGCTTTGTAGCGCATAA
- a CDS encoding helix-turn-helix domain-containing protein: MDSGNIKLRSRNIKIYPSSDLKKEWNKWVAACRYCFNKAIAYQKKHGKVGKQKLRNIIMQSELHEWVKATPCHIRQNAIFDAHQAYSFSKNCKFRSCHAPRQTLKFNNSNYTKGKWYSRLTKRCSAVLGVSPMSDCIKTRKRFSK; this comes from the coding sequence ATGGACTCAGGAAATATAAAACTGAGGTCGAGGAATATCAAAATTTATCCAAGCTCAGATCTAAAAAAAGAGTGGAATAAATGGGTAGCAGCTTGTAGATATTGTTTTAATAAAGCCATTGCTTATCAAAAAAAACATGGCAAAGTTGGTAAGCAAAAATTACGCAATATCATCATGCAATCAGAGTTACATGAATGGGTGAAAGCAACTCCTTGCCATATAAGACAGAATGCAATATTTGATGCGCATCAGGCTTACTCATTCAGTAAAAACTGTAAATTTAGAAGTTGTCATGCTCCCAGGCAAACACTTAAATTTAACAATAGCAACTACACCAAGGGTAAATGGTATTCAAGATTAACCAAGCGATGCAGCGCGGTCTTGGGGGTTTCCCCCATGAGCGACTGCATCAAGACAAGGAAAAGATTTTCAAAGTAG